Proteins encoded by one window of Lacerta agilis isolate rLacAgi1 chromosome 11, rLacAgi1.pri, whole genome shotgun sequence:
- the LOC117055299 gene encoding LOW QUALITY PROTEIN: probable G-protein coupled receptor 150 (The sequence of the model RefSeq protein was modified relative to this genomic sequence to represent the inferred CDS: inserted 1 base in 1 codon; deleted 1 base in 1 codon), producing the protein MQLATLMKDSARQRMMIGCAAEGAAARPLRTAGRKMDFLLAHLAIADLYGCGLVLLSQLPPADVEPGQAAWPAEDSTCRLPVVSWQGSGLLAPSHMLVLIAIRATPHGEGPRAHRRFLSCPPGGALAALGWLLALLLALPQAFVYRLAPLRVRGPLPQHLFAQRPRWHGQTYAVYWAIAGFVAPACLLGXDCGRILSTLGGAPGAKDDDDAEPPRAPAPRSLPRARARALQLTLALATLFALCGFPRFLLELALAFASSESARRRRRRSAGGPGEHHWRPPTAPSTPTCASCSTATARGRGASSAGCAAALTGNPTAGSPPASPAAAASGCRAPWTLAVSLPDQAAHRLHGRPPRGGGETPLSAACESGF; encoded by the exons ATGCAACTGGCAACCCTAATGAAGGATAGTGCTAGACAGAGGATGATGATAG GCTGCGCTGCGGAGGGTGCTGCTGCGCGGCCGCTTCGGACGGCGGGGCGCAAGATGGATTTCCTGCTGGCACACTTG GCCATCGCCGACCTCTACGGATGCGGGCTGGTGCTGCTCTCCCAGCTTCCGCCGGCCGACGTGGAGCCGGGGCAAGCGGCGTGGCCTGCAGAGGACTCCACTTGCCGCCTCCCTGTGGTTTCCTGGCAAGGCTCCGGGCTGCTGGCGCCCTCGCACATGCTCGTCCTGATCGCGATTCGAGCGACACCACATGGTGAGGGGCCCCGCGCACACCGCCGCTTTCTTTCCTGCCCTCCCGGGGGCGCTTTGGCGGCGCTGGGGTGGCTGCTGGCTCTGCTGCTCGCCTTGCCGCAAGCCTTCGTCTATCGGCTGGCACCTCTTCGAGTCCGGGGGCCGTTGCCTCAGCATCTCTTCGCACAGCGGCCCCGCTGGCACGGCCAGACCTACGCCGTGTACTGGGCCATCGCGGGCTTCGTGGCGCCCGCCTGCCTCCTGG GGGACTGCGGCCGCATCCTCAGCACGCTCGGCGGCGCACCCGGCGCCAAGGACGACGACGACGCCGAGCCTCCGCGGG CGCCTGCGCCGCGGAGTCTGCCCCGCGCGCGGGCCCGGGCGCTGCAGCTAACGCTGGCGCTGGCCACGCTGTTCGCGCTCTGCGGCTTCCCGCGCTTTCTCCTGGAGCTCGCCTTGGCCTTCGCCTCCTCGGAGAgcgcgcggcggcggcgccgACGAAGCGCGGGCGGCCCTGGGGAGCATCATTGGCGGCCACCAACAGCGCCCTCAACCCCTACGTGTGCCTCTTGTTCCACAGCCACGGCCCGTGGGCGCGGCGCCTCCAGCGCCGGCTGTGCCGCTGCCCTAACGGGCAACCCGACGGCGGGCTCGCCACCGGCatcgcccgccgccgccgcaagCGGCTGCCGAGCGCCCTGGACGCTGGCTGTGTCCTTGCCAGACCAAGCCGCCCACCGTCTCCACGGTCGTCCACCTCGAGGCGGGGGTGAGACGCCGCTCTCTGCCGCTTGCGAAAGCGGCTTCTAA